The nucleotide window ACCGCCTCCCTCCTGCCTCCCGATGCCACCATCACCGGAGCCGCGTGCGGGTACGGTGGCCCGGCAGCGGCAGCTGAGCTTGCTGACGGGAGCTTCCACATTGCGGCCGTCAACACCGGCTTTTTCCGCCAAGGCCAGGCCTGCGGCGCCTGCTACCAGCTGAGGTGCAGGGGCCGGAGCGCGTGCGCGAAGGACGGCGTCAAGGTCGTCGTCGTCGCCGACGTGCCGGAGACGAACAGCACAGGCGGGGGCGAGCGGTTCATGCTTACCAAGGACGCCTTCGCCGCCTTGACTACTGCTGGTGCCGATGGTCAGCCGGCCGTCGACGTCGACTTCAGGAGGATACCTTGCGCTTATAAAAGCAAAAACCTTGCGGTGAGGGTGGAGGAGACGAGCAGCAGGGACAAGGGCCACCTCGCCGTCAGGTTCCTCTACCAGGGCGGCCAGACCGACATCGTCGCCGTCGAGGTGGCGCGGGCGGAAATTCCTGGTGCCACTGCCACGACCCAGAGTACCGCCGCGCCGTCGCTGACCACATGGCAGTACATGACGCAGCGCGAGGGGTCGCCGGGCGTGTGGCGCACGTCCCGCACGCCGGCCGGCCCGTTGAGGCTCCGGCTCGTCGTGACCGCCGGCTCCGGCGGCAAGTGGCTTCGAGCCGAAGGTGTAGTGCTCCCCGCGGAGTGGCAGGCCGGCGCGGTCTACGACACTGGACTGCGCGTCACCGACGTCGCCGCAAGCACCTGCGGcggcgcctcctgctccgcctcCGGAGACGGCGAGGAGGAGTAGTAGGAGCTCAGATGACAAGCACGCTCCATCCATCCAGGATCGTGGTGACCATGGTTCGTCGGAGCCGGCCTACACGCCACCGGCCGGCTGCCGGGGAGGTCGATGCTGCTGCATGCATATACACCGTACACTACAGATATTGTGTGCGTGTTCCGCTGCATGCACCGAGAAGAAACGCAGAAAGGGACATAACAGTAGaaaggacccccccccccccccccccccccccaaaaaaaaaaaaaagcccccccccccccccccccctccccaaaGAAGGAAAATGTACAAAGATCGCCTCATCGCAAGCTCTTCTTCACTGTCGTCGTCGCCGAAGCTCCGCCGAGAGAAATGGTGTGTGCTTCCACCATGACTGGCGGCCGTTAACCACACTAGCAAGTTGCTAGTGCATATTATCAAGTATTTTAGTGGGCTATACATAGAGGTACACACTTGAGAGTTGAGACCCTATCATTGTCATTGTACTCATGCATGGACTATATGAGTGTGAGGGTGAGCTATCGGCAGCTAGTCTAATCTCTAATGTCTCATCATAGGTATATCCCGGCCGGCCGGAGGGTTTTTAGGAATTTGGAGATGCCTTGCGTCGGCCATTGTTGATGTTTCTCTATTGAATTTGGAGACACTTATCAAGCGTgtgttttttttttgcttttgcGAATCCACTTATCAAGTGTGTTGTGTGCATTGCATAATTTGCATGGCATTGTCTTACGCTTCTTTTTCCGTCCTTCCTCCCCATCCCATATTTTTAAACCACTCacatatattaattaattaaaaaACAGTCATACAACCATCCTTTACAACTTTAGACACACAGGGCGGAACACTAAGAATCACACCATCAGACCTATTGTCAAAAGTGAACTTTGCAATCTCGTGCGCCACCATATTTACCCTTCTATTAATCTTGGATATCTTCAAATTTATCATCATCCTGAAAATGCTCAATGCTTTCCTCTTACAATCAACTAAGGGAGACCTGCCCAAATACTCATTTCTAAGGAAACAAAGATGGGATGGGGATTTGTTTTGTCCTCATCCCATCTTTATTCTCGGCTTTGACAAATTTGTTCATCTTTTTTTTCTCCGAAACTGATTCAGCTGCCCCATGCTTGTCTTTTTAACTTTTTTCTGTGAGAAACTTTCAAtatattcatcttcaatcatgacaATACAAAGAATACCAGAGGTAATAAAATTTACAACCAGATCCATAGACTACCTAGGGACTAAATATATGTGCCTTCGTCACAGCGCACATGCGATGCCTTTTCAACACTTCGCCTGTGGGGGGTGTGGTGCCTAGGGGGCGTAACCCAAGATAGTGGTAAAAAagcataatcatcacaacaaacTGCATCAATGTACGGCTTCCAATTCATCACCGAATTTTGCATAACTGCATGTTAGATATATACTTATTATTGGACAATTATATAATCTCTAATTGGCACATTGATTACACGCAATAGTAGATGATATGGGAGGTTTTTGACTAAACTTCTCCTGAGTTTCTAATTTTCAAATGGAGGGCCTCTCTTGTGATTTAAAATGTTGCGATGTTGTGTTCTGCTGCCATCCTTGCAATGGCCCAACATGTGCAACTATTGCTGACACACACTTCTGTGCGAGTTTGGGTTTGATATTTCTTATTCAGGGAAAAAAATCAAACCATCGGTCATTAGCAAACTGCTTCAAATGATGATTTGGTCGTCATCAAATTGTTTGAAATGATGATTTGGTATAATCGATCATGGATATCTGTTCTCCAACTGCCTTGCTAAGTTCATTTAAGCCAGTTTTTTGCAGCGAGATTAGATATAATCATATAAGACAACATTATTATCATGACAGGCACGTCGTATTTAGAATTATCTATTTGTAGGCACATACATATGGCTATATATAATATATATGCGATGCCAACTGTGCGTGCTTCATGATTCTGATTCCATCACGGCGCCATTGACCAATACAGCAGAAACCGGCTAGCTAGTGCATATGAGTGGCCATCACACTTGACTTGAGATCACTATCATTTTAGACTCATGCATGCACACAGGGTGGGTGGGTGAGCTAAGAGATCGGGCTAATCATCACAAGAAACTGCAACTATGTGCGTAGCTGCTAATCAATCATTGTGTTTGCATAATTGCAAGTCGACCAAATCCAACAACTGTGTACACCTTCAATTTAGTAGTACCATATGAATATTTATAGCTTGGAGCATTCCTTTAATGAGTTCATTTCGGCCAAATTGCTGTTTTAATATTGACTGATAGAATATCAAGCTGGGATCAAATCTGCCAGGAGCAGTATCAATGCAGCCATAGTTGTATTATTTTACAATAGATGCCATACTAGAATAAATTATGCTGCGATTCGCAAACAGTTTCACGACGTAGTCAAAATCAGGGAGATTTTGTTCTCCAGCTGCATGCTTGAAAATTATTATTGCATTAGTACTAGTTTCTAATTGGCACATGGATTCTTGTTGATCTGTCCACTTCCAACTTTGATTTCTTAGTTCGTTGTGTTTCAACTTGCAAGATCTTTC belongs to Triticum urartu cultivar G1812 chromosome 7, Tu2.1, whole genome shotgun sequence and includes:
- the LOC125522063 gene encoding expansin-like A4, which encodes MATAVAFAHLLLFLVLVSPVACYSASPSHRCDWCPRWSTASLLPPDATITGAACGYGGPAAAAELADGSFHIAAVNTGFFRQGQACGACYQLRCRGRSACAKDGVKVVVVADVPETNSTGGGERFMLTKDAFAALTTAGADGQPAVDVDFRRIPCAYKSKNLAVRVEETSSRDKGHLAVRFLYQGGQTDIVAVEVARAEIPGATATTQSTAAPSLTTWQYMTQREGSPGVWRTSRTPAGPLRLRLVVTAGSGGKWLRAEGVVLPAEWQAGAVYDTGLRVTDVAASTCGGASCSASGDGEEE